The Panthera leo isolate Ple1 chromosome A3, P.leo_Ple1_pat1.1, whole genome shotgun sequence genome contains the following window.
aactgaggcaggaaggagtGGCCTCCGCAGGGCTGGAGTCCGGGTGGGCCCAGAGCCCTTGACCCGGGGCACCTCCTGCTGCCTGTTGCTTCCCGCTTCCCACCTGCCACCCGCCCCCACGCCTCCAGCGTCAGTTTGTCTCGGAGGTGGGAGAGCTGAGTCAGTGGCCCTGAGCTTGAACCTGTGCCCTGGGGAGCCCTCAGCGAATCGCTTGTTAGCGCCGGGCGTCAGGGTGCTCTGCCCCCCAGTGGGCGGCCGTGGGCTGGAGGAGGCCGGCCCAGCTGGGCCCCGGAGCTGTCCCTCGCCTGCCGTGTCACCACCCGTCACCACCCGGGTCCCCGGCTCGACCGGCGCTGGCGTCCCGCCCGTTGCTGGGGGCTCTGCTTGCACCCGGCACGGCCAGCTGCCGAGCCGCCTCGACTCGGACCCGCTTGAGTCAGCAGAAACCGCCCCGGCTCTGGCAGGATCAAAATaacctccttccttttccagtaCTTGAGGGTTTTTTCCGCCTTcgaggggaaaaacaaaacaacactggATGTGGtttttctgaggcctctctcccgAGAGCTGGGGGGGCCGGGGGGTTGGGTCTTCTCACACATTCCTGTCCCGTCCAGGGTGGGGTGTGCTTGGGATAGACGTGCCTGTGTGGgtgcgcgtgtgtatgtgtgcgtgtgagtgtgcagtggggagggtgtgtgtgtgtgtgaatgttggGGTGTTGCAGGGAGGTGAGTGAATGCTCGGAAgggctgggcccccagccccgggccTGCGTTGGGGTCCCCTCGGAAGGGCTGGGCCGGCGTTGGGGTCCCCTCGGAAGGGCTGGGCCGGTGTCGGGGTCCCCTCGGAAGGGCTGGGCTGGCGTCGGGTCCCCTTAGAAGAGCTGGGCCGGCGTCGGGGTCCCCTCGGAAGGGCTGGGCCGGCGTCGGGGTCCCCTCGGAAGGGCTGGGCCGGTGTCGGGGTCCCCTCGGAAGGGCTGGGCCGGCGTCGGGGTCCCCGTGGGCTCACGTGTCCCCCTTGGTCCTGCAGCAGAACTGGAGTTCGTTGAGATCACCATCAtcgtggtggtggtgatggtgatggtggtggtgatcaCGTGCCTGCTGAGCCACTACAAGCTGTCGGCGCGCTCCTTCATCGGCCGGCACGgccagggcaggaggagagaagacGCCCTGTCCTCGGTAAGCGTCTGGCGTCCCGCCTCGGGGTGCGCTCACAGGAACGGGAGGGAGGCAGTCGGCGGCCACAGGGGACACTGCTGGGCAGGCGATGGAGGAGGGCGTTCGGGGTACAGGCCGAGGCCGGAAGGGACGGGCTGGTGGGGAAGGCGCCCGCGGTCCTGCCGCCTTAGCCCAGACAGAAGGGAGGCggcccttccctctcttctgtaCCCTGCAGGCGTCTGGGCCGGGGGCTCGGTGTCTTGGGGACAACAGGTCACCCTGGAAAGGGCCTTCCCAGCTCCACTGGTCCTGGCCGCGCGCCCTCGGACCAGTCCCGATTCCTGAGACGGGGCTGCCGTTTACCGTGAGCGGGGCTCACGCCCCTCCGCAGAGGAGTCGGGCTCAGCGCCGAATCACGGCTGGGGCGCTGCTGGCCAGGGCGGCCCAGACACTCCCGTCCACTCCGTcgcccacccacccattcatgCATTCACTGCACAGACGCCTACGGAGCAGAGGGCCTAGAACCTCCCAGacactggcggggggggggggaatggctGTGGACAAGCCCCTGTGGTTGCTGCCTGGTGGCTGGATCCACACAGACAGGGACACGTAAATCAGATGATACTGAGGGGCGCTCGGAAGGAAGCCAGAGTGACTGTCCCCGAGGATCCCAGCGTGGTGTGTTTGGGCCAGGAGAGTCAGGACGAGCCTCTTAGGCCGAGCTCTGAAGGAGGAGAGTGACGATGGTCCCGGAAGGCGAGGACGAACGCTGCTCTTGGAAGGGTCCCGGCCGTTCACAGAATACGGCGTTTTGACGTGACGTTAGGATTACGAGCGTCACGGGGCATTCTGGAAGCCCCACCAGTATCCCTTCGACTCCACAACGTGGGGGGTGCCCTGCAGGCCCGGAACTTGGCCCTTCTGCGGCTCTGAGCGTCCAGGGCCGCCTGGCCCCCTGCACCTGTGGGGCTCAACTGTGCCCTGCCCGCTGGCCGCTCTTCAGCAGGCGGGCCGCAGGGACTGCCGGGTTCATCCCCAAGTATGTCTGTCCCCGTGCGTGCGATGTGTGATTTCACAACCTGGGCAGAAGCGGGCGGCCTGGCCTGATGGACAGGCTGGGATTTGCAGGGAGAAGGTGGCACGTGGGTGGCCCGGGGCTATGCGCCCGAGCACGTCTCTGAGCCCGTGAGGACAGCCATGGAACAACCCGGCCTCCCGGTTCTGGGGGGCGCCTGCGGTTGGCGGTGGGGCCGAGCCAGGGGTGGCTGGCAGGCCTGTCCCCGGCAGGGTCAGGCATCTCCTCCTGCATCCGGCTGCCGCCGCAGCACGTCCACAGGTAGCCGGGGCAAGGAGATCCACCCCCTTGGTCCCTCTGACGGGAACACCGCGCGCCCCAGACCTGAGGCTCGGCGTGTCCGGGGGGGGCACCCGGGCTGCTGCTCTGAAGGAATCCTCTGCGGCTAAGGCCCGGGCTCACCTGTGTCTGTTTGCTGTGACTGTTGCCCGAGTGACGGCGTTGCCAGCTGCACTGTGGCGAGCACACACCTGCCTCCCCTGCGCCCGGTGCTTTCCCGCCCGCAGCAGCCTGGAAACCCCACTCCGTGGGGGGGACCCTGGGGCCCGCAGAGGTGGGAGCATTTGCCTGAAGCCTCTCAGCCTGTAAGTGGCAGTTTGAAGAGCCCAGGCCCGTTTGTCCTCCCTCGGATGCTGGGGCAAGGGAGGGCACTTGGAACAAACGAGAAGGCactagctggggggggggggggcgggttgggGTGTGCCCAGGGTGGGCCACCtgggcccctctgagcctcagtctccctcagACGGGTGGAGCTAGCCTTTCTGCAGCCTGCCCCATAGGTACAGTCACGGGGAGGATGACGTTTGCCCAGAGAGCTGGGGAAATGACACAGGTTCCGGTGGGAGGGATCCCTGCTGCCACCGGGGCGGGGAGACCGCCCTGTGGGTAGCACCTGGGACTTTGTGCCCAGACAGAGGTGAAGATTCGGGCCCCGGTTCCTGGACACCCGAAGCCAAAGGAGAGTCGCCGCCCCCATCTACCCAGCCACCTGCGTGGACCCCTGGGGCTGCCTGGCGGGGTAAACATAGAGCTTCGTTAGTCCTGAACTGAGTGTGGCAGCTCCCTTGGGGACCCCCCGCCAGACAGGGCGAGTCAGAGGAGTCTCAGGGCCCCGTGACCTCCCACAGGGGCCCAAACCTGGCCACTGTCAGCCTGGGGCTGGCCCTACCCCTGGCGTGGCTGTCCTGCCTCGGGTCCTTTTCAGGGTGAGCCCGTTTCATTCGCTTGAATGAGGCCCACATTTAGGTAAGCCTGTGGCCCCAGAATGTCACTTCCCTGTCTGGTGCTGATCCCAGGCAAGCCAGGGTCTAGCGCATGATGGTAACAACAGTGATGATCCAGCCACCACGGTGGCACCGACTGTGGGTCTGAAGGGTCTTGCGCTGGGGTTGGCAGGTGAGGGGAATGTTACCTGTGAAGGCAGGTACCGTCCCACCCGGGCACCTTTGAGCAGGTGGACAGGTGCAGCCAGGCCCCACCCAGGAAGcgtcctgttttcatttctgagcTGCTCCCGGGTCTCTGAACTTTGCTTTCAGACACCGCTTTGGACAAACATTCCCCGCTTTGAATTCCTCTCCTTAGCGGCCTTCATTGTTCCCGCAAAGTTTATGTAACGTGAACAGCGATGGTCACTTCACCCGTAGCCCCCACCCCCGGAAGATGGTTTGTGCACAGGGCCTGCTCAGCGTGGGGCAGGGATGCATTCAGACTAGGGCTCAGCCAGGGCTTTGGATGGGGCAACCCTTTGTTCTCTTTGTCCCCAGATCAGCCCTGGCGTGGGTCTCCTGCCTCCCACATGGCTTCTGTGGGCACAAGGCTTCTGATCGGGGCCAGTGCAGCCAGCTGGACATTCGATCACCATACAAATGGGCCAGGCTGCTAGAGGGGCTGAGTTGCTATGGGAGCCAGGGAGGCAgtggagcggggggaggggggtggtgggtggttCCTgggaggctccctggaggaggaaaTGACTCCTAGGTGCACAAGCTGGAGGCGGTCAGGTGATGAGGCTGGTGGGTGATTTGGGAGTCTgtggtggggctcctggggcagCGACAGGTGCTGGGTGGTGCCACTGTGCAGCCGGGTAGATACTCCCTGTGCTAGGGCTGGGAGTCGGGGGAGTGGTGGGCAGAGGTCCTGGGCGGCCACGTCATGCAGAGCCTGGGACAGAGGGACTCGTAGGAGGGTTTTAGGCAGGAGTTTATCTGGGTCACATTTCATCCTTGGCTGCGTGCATCACGCCCCGGGACTCCTGACCCTACTGAGGAGCAGGTAGATGTCCCCATCTGCTTCCTGGCACATATGGACTGTGCCAGTGGCCCGACGGGGGGCTGCGGAGCCTGCCAGGACCAGCCTGAGCCCGGGTGGCTCCGGAGGCAGGCAGGTCAGGGTTTGGATCCTAGCACTGCCTTTCACCAGCTAGGCCTACTCAGCTCGGCTAGCCGACCTCAGCCTGCCTTGTAGGTTTGTCGGGAGAAATGAGatagtgctttatttatttatttttgagagaccatggcgggggggggggggggggggggggggggttgcgggcagagagatagggagacagaatcccaagcaggctccgcactgacagtttgatgcggggctcgaactcacgaactgtgaggtcaggaccggagccaaaattgagtcggatgcttaactgactgagccgcccaggtgcccaggaGAGTGCTTAGTGCAGTTTCTGCCACCAAGGCAGTGACTGATACGTTACTGATATCAGTAACAAAACGGCCTTCGGTGACCACATGAAGGGGCAAGGTCGTATGTCTGCTTGCATCCTAACACCTGGAACATACTAGAGAGAGACTCCAATGAGTCTGTGTGCGTGCGGGCTGAGTGCTTTCCTGGTGGGACGGTTTTGAGAGCCATAGAGCCCCCTAGTGGCCATGTCGGTAACTGCAAGCCTCGGCCTACCCGCCCCCTCCAATTCCTGCTCCAGCCCCAGCCGGTGGGTGAGAATGTCTTAGGTGGGGCCCCTCGGGAAAACGTGCCCCCAAGGAAACTTTGGGGGTGATAATGTTATTTCGATGGTAGAGATGGGTCTCTGGTATACACACATGCCAAAACTTAGCCAAATTGCATACCCTGGATATGCGCAGTTTATTATCTATCAGTTACGCCTAGAGAAAGCTGTAAAATTCTAACAAGAcatccctccccccgcccccaggctcagggctgtctaGCATCATGTGACCAGCATTGGCTGGGTTTGCCTCCTGGTACGGGGTCCCCCCTCCCTGACCCTTGGGTCTCTCCCCCAGACCTGAAACCGCACGTGGCCAGCTGTCCCCCACTCCCATGCAGCCTGTCCCCGGGTCGGGTGGAGGGCACGGGCCCGTGTGCAGAAGCCGCGGGCTTCGTGAGGTGGCACTTACCCCTTTGGCAAGAAGCGGTGCCTCGTTCCACCGTCGCTGACCGACCGGATCACGATTTGGTGACAGAGCAGCTCCGTgggtgcaagcgagggagggaggggcagagagagagggagacacggaatcggcaGCAGGctctccgggctctgagctcttgAGACAGTGGTGTTCGAGAAAGTCTGCAGACCTGACCGCGCAGTGGGGCGGCCAGTGCCAAGGCCCGCGGGTGCGTGCGCTTTGCACTAGATGGTGGGTGGGCGTGGCCCCCAGCACTTCCATATACTCGCTCAGGGCCACAGGCACTCCAAGCATATTCCACCCGTCGAAAGTTccagaagttaagtaacttgccgaGGTCACCCCGCAAGCAAGTGGTGGTCGAGGCCAGGAGGGCTGGATGAGGCCCGCTTCCTTATCAGCCATTTCACAAGAGAACTTGGGTTCGTGCTAAGGTGCCTGGGAAAAGCTGCTGGAGAGTTCTGAGAAGGAGGGGCCCACCAATTAGATGTAGCTTTTGGAAAGCGTGAGCGTGGAGGGTGAATTTTCGGGGGACAGCCGGGACAAGGCGGGTGGCCGCGAGGCTTGCAGTTACCCACGTGGCCACGAGGGGGCTCTACGGCTCTCAAAACTGTCCCACCCGGAAAGCCCTCAGCCCGCGCAGACTCATTGGAGTCTCTAGAATGTTCCAGGTGTTAGGGTGCAAGCGGACGTGCGACCTCGCCGCTTCATGTGGTCACCGAAGGCCGTTTGGTTACTGCCGGAACCGCCCAGGGCCCAGGGTGCGGATGGGGAGCCGTGGCCGGGTGCTGCATCTGATGGCACATGCAAGATCGCAGGGTCAAAGCCAGTCGACCCGtttgctctctcccctctgtTCATCCTGCTGaccccgcccctctcctccccgcaCAGGAAGGATGCCTCTGGCCCTCGGAGAGCACCGTGTCGGGCAACGGAATCCCAGAGGTGAGACCCTGtgctgccaccccccccccccccccgcctgtccCCCCAGGCAGCTGTTGTGGACGCCTGAAGGCCATCCTCCCAGCAGGTCCCCCTTTCCAAGCCAGGGGCGCCTCCCTTGGCCGGAACGGCGTGGCCGCCGGCCCACACCTCCGCCCTTTTCCAAAGAGTCGTCGTCCGCGGCTGCTGGGATCACCCAAGCCGGGACGTCACGCTCTACCCGCAGGGAGTGGCCCACAGCATCTGCAACACGCGCGGACGAAAGTTGCCCCGATTTCAGCCCTGGGATGATGCTCCCAGCCCGGGGGGGGGCCCCGGCGTCAGTGCGCCGCCGGACTGCGCGCGCTGGGCGCCGCCACCTGCCGTCCCGTCCCCCGGAGGGCAGGGCCCCGCGCCTCACTCCgctccgctccccccccccctccttccagCCGCAGGTCTACGCCCCTCCGAGGCCCACCGACCGCCTGGCCGTGCCCCCCTTCACCCAGCGGGACCGCTGCCTCCGCTTCCAGCCCACCTACCCGTACCTGCCGCACGAGATCGACCTGCCGCCCACCATCTCGCTGTCGGACGGGGAGGAGCCCCCGCCCTACCAGGGCCCCTGCACCCTCCAGCTGCGAGACCCCGAGCAGCAGCTGGAGCTGAACCGCGAGTCCGTGCGCGCGCCCCCGAACAGAACCGTATTCGACAGCGACCTGATGGACAGTGCCATGTTGGGcggcccctgcccccccagcaGTAACTCGGGCATCAGCGCCACGTGCTACGGGGGCGGCGGGCGCATGGAGGGGCCGCCCCCCACCTACAGCGAGGTCATCGGGCACTACCCCGGGTCCCCCTCGTTCCAGCACCAGCAGAGCAGCGGGCCGCCCTCCTTGCTGGAGGGGACCCGGCTCCCCCACGCACACCCCGCCCCCCTGGAGAGCTCACCCGCCTGGAgcaaagagaaagataaacagaaaggACAGCCTCTCTAGGAAtcccggggccggggccgggcagCAGtgagtataggaaaaaaaaaagaaaggcaaaacacTCCGCACTTCCGAAaccagaagacagaggaggacCGGGCGGCACCCAGAAAATGTGGCGCGGATCcatccttcccccctctctctgtgtataaatatttacatgttctGTCTGGTCTGAATGCACAAGCTAAGAAAgcttgcaaaaaacaaaacaaaaaaaacaaaaacaaaaaaaaccaac
Protein-coding sequences here:
- the PMEPA1 gene encoding protein TMEPAI isoform X3 — translated: MTKTQVQMAVIPSREELEFVEITIIVVVVMVMVVVITCLLSHYKLSARSFIGRHGQGRRREDALSSEGCLWPSESTVSGNGIPEPQVYAPPRPTDRLAVPPFTQRDRCLRFQPTYPYLPHEIDLPPTISLSDGEEPPPYQGPCTLQLRDPEQQLELNRESVRAPPNRTVFDSDLMDSAMLGGPCPPSSNSGISATCYGGGGRMEGPPPTYSEVIGHYPGSPSFQHQQSSGPPSLLEGTRLPHAHPAPLESSPAWSKEKDKQKGQPL
- the PMEPA1 gene encoding protein TMEPAI isoform X5 produces the protein MVMVVVITCLLSHYKLSARSFIGRHGQGRRREDALSSEGCLWPSESTVSGNGIPEPQVYAPPRPTDRLAVPPFTQRDRCLRFQPTYPYLPHEIDLPPTISLSDGEEPPPYQGPCTLQLRDPEQQLELNRESVRAPPNRTVFDSDLMDSAMLGGPCPPSSNSGISATCYGGGGRMEGPPPTYSEVIGHYPGSPSFQHQQSSGPPSLLEGTRLPHAHPAPLESSPAWSKEKDKQKGQPL
- the PMEPA1 gene encoding protein TMEPAI isoform X6, with the translated sequence MFQVLGCKRTCDLAASCGHRRPFGYCRNRPGPREGCLWPSESTVSGNGIPEPQVYAPPRPTDRLAVPPFTQRDRCLRFQPTYPYLPHEIDLPPTISLSDGEEPPPYQGPCTLQLRDPEQQLELNRESVRAPPNRTVFDSDLMDSAMLGGPCPPSSNSGISATCYGGGGRMEGPPPTYSEVIGHYPGSPSFQHQQSSGPPSLLEGTRLPHAHPAPLESSPAWSKEKDKQKGQPL
- the PMEPA1 gene encoding protein TMEPAI isoform X4, yielding MEIKLEFVEITIIVVVVMVMVVVITCLLSHYKLSARSFIGRHGQGRRREDALSSEGCLWPSESTVSGNGIPEPQVYAPPRPTDRLAVPPFTQRDRCLRFQPTYPYLPHEIDLPPTISLSDGEEPPPYQGPCTLQLRDPEQQLELNRESVRAPPNRTVFDSDLMDSAMLGGPCPPSSNSGISATCYGGGGRMEGPPPTYSEVIGHYPGSPSFQHQQSSGPPSLLEGTRLPHAHPAPLESSPAWSKEKDKQKGQPL
- the PMEPA1 gene encoding protein TMEPAI isoform X1; the protein is MHRLMGVNSTAALAAGQPNVSCTCNCKRSLFQSMEITELEFVEITIIVVVVMVMVVVITCLLSHYKLSARSFIGRHGQGRRREDALSSEGCLWPSESTVSGNGIPEPQVYAPPRPTDRLAVPPFTQRDRCLRFQPTYPYLPHEIDLPPTISLSDGEEPPPYQGPCTLQLRDPEQQLELNRESVRAPPNRTVFDSDLMDSAMLGGPCPPSSNSGISATCYGGGGRMEGPPPTYSEVIGHYPGSPSFQHQQSSGPPSLLEGTRLPHAHPAPLESSPAWSKEKDKQKGQPL
- the PMEPA1 gene encoding protein TMEPAI isoform X2, with the protein product MTKTQVQMAVIPSREAELEFVEITIIVVVVMVMVVVITCLLSHYKLSARSFIGRHGQGRRREDALSSEGCLWPSESTVSGNGIPEPQVYAPPRPTDRLAVPPFTQRDRCLRFQPTYPYLPHEIDLPPTISLSDGEEPPPYQGPCTLQLRDPEQQLELNRESVRAPPNRTVFDSDLMDSAMLGGPCPPSSNSGISATCYGGGGRMEGPPPTYSEVIGHYPGSPSFQHQQSSGPPSLLEGTRLPHAHPAPLESSPAWSKEKDKQKGQPL